The Brachypodium distachyon strain Bd21 chromosome 4, Brachypodium_distachyon_v3.0, whole genome shotgun sequence nucleotide sequence CCAATTTCTCCAAGAAATTGCCCTCATCTAGCTTCACAGAGAAGCTGCACACCAAATTTAGAGAAGCCAAATTTGAGAGGCGGCTTCTCCTGATATCTAGGGAGACAGCTTACTAGAGAAGCCCTCAAACGAACTGAGCATATAGTTGTTGAGGCTGAATACACATATCTAAAAATCTTGTATCTGGTATTATAGAAGGGTGTCGTTGCAGCCGCCTCTGACAACATGAAAAATTAAAATCATTTCTATTGACAGCTTTTGCTTGAACTGGTTGAGTCTAGCTCACTTGCCAGTTGTATGCACTGCTTGGACCAAGATGTCAAACATATTTAATTTTTAATGCTGCCTAGTAATAATTGAAACACAGAATACTTGTATGAAGTTGATTGAGATCAATTATAGGCGGTTGTGTGTGCTTGATCATTAAGTAGCAATGTCCTTTCATATAAGTAAGAGTTAAATTAAATATAATTGAAAAGTGGACGATAAGAGAGAAACTTGTAAGTGCATGATAATTAATCAAGTAGTAATGTCCTAAATTAAATGAATATGCGTTTCAATATGAAAATTACGAAACTAATGTTTTTAGAATAATTTgggcaaaaaaaatacaaacaagATGGCTCGAAAAAATAATGCACCTTTTGGGCAATACGTGGGTTTGACCAATAACTTACGCTCGTGGAGTTTGAGTACTTGGCGCGGGCATTTTTTTTGGGCGCGATCTGGCGCTAACTCTTGGCGCACCCACCAAATTTAACCCGCGCGCAGCAGCTCGCCCATATCCTTGAGCCCTCAACCGCTCTAGTCCCCTAATTCTGAAACAAATCCaccctcgatctcctcccaAACCGATGTACGTTGCTCTCCGACGGATGCCCAGGCGCACATCGATCCCTTTGCTTCCGCTCTGACGGCGCGCAGGTGTCCAGCAGTTCCTTTGCGATGGACaaccttctcctccctctctcacaGGCTGATCGAGTTATATGCTCGTGCTTCCGTGTCTTCTTGTTTAAAACTGTTTCTtgattgcaatttatttgtgCAGTAGTAGATTGTACGATGAACTCCGTCAGCCATGATTGCAGTTCATAACTTTAATTTGGCTGGTTCTAGCAGATTTGCTAATTTGTCTCCGTCTAGTACTCGTAGATctttgctgatttttttttgaccaaaaatcTTTACTGATTTGTCTCCGTGTAGAACTAGTAGATCTTCAGTAATCAGCCATGATTGCAGTTCAGAACTTTAATTTGGCTGGTTCTATCGACAAGTATATATGTTATATAGAGTGACATTGGCACTGAATAATATATCATGGCTCTTAATTAGTACTTTCTAATATAGTTGTTACAGAATGTTCCATTTCGTTTGTTCTTCCCCTTGCATGTATTGGACAATGATCATTGTTATATTACTAATAAAGATGCATTTTGTCACCAAGTACACAGGATTGGTCACTTGAATCATAGGCCTGTTGCAATAACTATGCCAAACAGGTCCCCTATTGCTCCCTTAGGAAACAACGGATCATCTGGCTCAAGTGCGCAGACAAAGGGCTAGAACCCCTAGAACTAAGACCGGAGCTGTGACAAGCTAGAGGAAATTGATCGACCTCTTCTGGTTCCTATTGGCACGTAAGTATTGGCTAGTTGCTTTACTTGTTGGGGCAATATTCATATGCTAACTTTCTATAATCTCCATTCATAATAGTCAATAGGAAAAGCACCAGTACACTGCTCGTGATCCGTCAACAGTGAAGGTGCATTACTACGCAAGTGTTATCCAGAGCCAATGGTCCTGATGATGATAAGAAACCGGTGTCCTCTTGGGATGACTACAAGTGTCCCCCTCATGCAGgagcaagagcagcagcatccgtggttgttgaatttttttggggggtAAGTACATCTACATATATGTACAGATTCTGCAGGAGCTTTAAGAATTCtaaaacataaataaaattaCTGTATCAGCTTAGAAGCCAAACTTCTATATAGATATACACAGTCAAAAAGCTCGCCGCTATTTATTTTAgtaccatattttttttttgtcagtaAACAGAACTTGGAAGGAAAAACTGAAGTTGCATATAGCATTTGGACTATATCACTTTTATCTGTAATTTGGAATCTGaaactgaaaaataaaaacttcTGTATCAGTAACGTTGAGACTGAAATATCTGGAGACTAAAAAGCTTCTGTAGCTGTAACTTTGAAGGAAAAACTGAGTAGCACATAGTATTTGGACTATAGGAGTTTCAGATTTTGCTTCTGCAGCCATCCAGCAATGATCTGCGCCTCtaaaatgcaattttttttgcttggctGTTGATTAAACGGGGGATTAACGAGAAGTTCTTCGTCATCAGAATATGATTGTTCAAGATTATTGCCCTCTCGGCTCTGGGGTTTCTGAAACTGTAACTATCTAGTTAACTTTAGCTCTTCAGTTCTTCGTTGCCCCCCTCCTCCCTTGGGAACCTAGGTATTATTTATGTACACATTGTTTTATATAAAAATTTGGTATGGTCTTCCCTTCCGACCTacctaaaaaaatgaaacactTCACCATTTCAGATTCAAACTGAAACACATCAGGTACAGATTCCCTCTTGAATTCATTTCCAAATGTAAATATGTTGTGAGATTCCATCTTGAATTCATTTTCAAATGTAGATCAGGGAAAATGAAGGCACACAGTTCCTGTCATGCACTGCAGTTATTCATGCATAAATTTCAGTCATTTTCAAATGTAGATCAGGAAAATAGGCACACAGTTCATGACATGCAATgcaattcttcatgcataaaAATGCACCGTTTTAGCTTCTTTGTGAAACTGAAAAATAAAACCTGTTGCATCTGTAATTTCAAACTGAAATACTTCCCTTTTCTTTGTCATATTGCTTGAGTATAACTTCTTTCTACCCATTACCATTTTGCTTGTGTGTGAAACTGAAAACTAAAAGCTTTTGCGTAGCTGTAACTCTGAAACTGAAATACTACACCTTTTTCTGTCACGTTGCTCGAGTTTAGTTGCTTCAGTCACTAACAATTTTGCTTGTTCGTGAAACTGAAAAAGAGTTACCAactaaatataatttttttgttatatttGGCAGTGGCGTTTGAACTACGATAATCAAATAATTACTTGTAGATGCTCTTGTACAGAAGGTGCTATGGCATTGGCTGGTTGGTCTTTTTCCAACATGTAAGATGACCTTGCATGCTAGTACCATGACTCGAACATGCAGATCACTTATATTACAACTACAGAAAACTATTCTTTGTCTTTCTCACAACTTGTATTATCCTTTATTTCTCAGGGCTTGGGAACTAATACTGGAGGCAGCCACAGCCGGTGACAAGGATCTTCGTATGGATGATGAGCACGATATGTATGGCAACGAGGAAGAGTGTACTATGGCGACAAAGGAGATGAGTATTATCATGGCGATGAGGGTGCTGAAGACTATGGAAATCAGCAAGGTGATCACTAAGATGATGATTGAGTACTCATGCAAAGTGAAGATGTGATGTTGGTGGACAATTTATCTTTTGTAAAAAGATAGGGCCATTTTATCGCAGTtactattttgttttgcatcCTGGCACTATCGGAATCTTTATTATGCAACTCATCAGGCATGTGTAATATTGGGTGAAATATAATATATGTCGTTTGTCACGTGTGTCGTGTGCAATTGTAAGAGGGTTGTTTGAAATGCCAAAATTTCCATATTATATTGTATTTTCACATTGTCCAACATCACTCAACAAAAGAAATCCCCGACGGTGCAAAACCTCTGGGATATATGGTAGGCCTACTGGAACTTAGTACCGTCGGCTATCTTATAGTCTGAAGGTGCTAGACAGTCTCTCAACTAGAAGTATCTCCGACGGGGTCTGTGTACCCTCGGCGATTATACTAACTGACGGGAAATATACCGTCAACTATTAAGCATGTCGACGGTAGGAAATAACCGTTGGTCAATACATATCCGACGGGGCACTGTCGGTTATCAGAGTCATATGACCGAGAGGTCAACCGTTGGATAATTACCGTAGGAAATGCAATACCCGACTGTACCGTCGGCTATCATGGTAATGGCTGACGCCGCATACCCGACGGGGGATAGCCGACGGTAAACCGTCGGTTTAATGGTTAGCCGACGGTGATCCAAAATAGCCGACGGTAATTTTCCCCTCGGCTAAAAGGTGACATCTAGTAGTGACTCCGGCCACtgccatctccatctcctccctctACTCCAGccaccatctccatctcctccctctcgctccccatctcctccctctaCTCCGGCCACCACccatctctccctctccgccTCCCATCGCTTCTACACCTCTCCGCTTCAGCAGCTTCTACTCGCAGCCAATTTTTGGTTCAATTTGCAGGTGTTGTAATCATGGAGATACATGCACATGTTGTGAAATGTCAGTACGATAGATGTGTAGGAAGGTTATAAACTTTAAACATGCAAATTCCGAATTTTGTCCATCCAAACAAGAATTGGAATTGGTGCCTTGTTGAGATTCCATGAGCCAATTCAACGCACAACCAAACATGGAATTTGTATTCAAACCCAATTCAGTTTCCTGATCGAATTGGTATTCAACCCAATTCAATTCCAAGCCCCCCaatatctacatccaaacGAAGCCAAGAATTTTTGGAGGATTGAAATCCTTAAGAATTTCTCCTACCTTGATCGTTTAATTTGTATGATTGGATAATGTATAAAATTTTCCTAGAGATTTATTTGTACTACACTACATAGGAAATTTTCATCCACTTGATCCTTTGGAAgaaatcttttgttttcctttggtATAATCAACAAACTTTGGTGCAAACAAAATCCTATTGGAATGAATGGACATCACGTTGCAATTCTCTATTTTTTTCGTATTTCTATCTTTTTTCAATCGCGTGAAACATATCGGGAAAACAAATCTAGATTAACCCAGTGGAGGAAATTCCAAACTAAGCTAAAAGAAACACATCCTGGTACCCATCTCTCAAGCGAACGtcatctttttctttggttAGAGCTTTGATTAAAGATGCAGAACATAACCTCTAACTCGGACGAATAAGAAATTGAATCCGGTCCGCTCTGTTCTTGATCGGTCTTCATCTCTGCGGAGTGGGAGGTGTGGCACCCACTCCGTTCGCTGGTGGCCGAAACTCGTATTGGCTCGGATCACACGCCCCTACTGCTAGACTCGAGGGAGTTGAGCCGTCCTAAATCCAACGTGTCTTGGGATTCACATGGGAATACGTTCGCCGAACAGAGCAACCTTGGAGGGgcaacatgtttttttttccgttgctgacatactactccctcttatccatattaattttcgacatattacatgtatctaaacgcttttagACACAGagacatccatatttgggcgaATTTGAGacattaatatgaatcggagagagtaccttTCAACATCCCGGTGCTAGGGTGTTTTTGGTTGGTGCACCTCCATTTAGCTACCAAATGAGAACAAGAATTGACTTGCCaaattgtttcaaaaatttctCCTTACTTTTCCATTTATTTGGCAAGAATGTATGAGACAGATGAAGCATTCCAAATTGGCAACCAAAATGttggcaacaaaaaaaaaatattattcttTGCCATTGAGTTTGCTACACGTGCCGCACCATTGCTACTCGTGCagattacattttttttctgagggGGTAAGGCCGCCACTTTATTAATCAGAAATACCAATAGGGATATAAAATAATGCCTCGCGATTCTAGCAGCCAAATGTGGCGACCAACACCAACAGATCGCGAGGCCGAAAACCTAGCTAAgccatgcaaaaaaaagagaggttaGATTGCTCTGTCAATTATTTCGGTGGACATTTTTCAGAAATCCAAGTACCAAACCGTGTTAaccatactccctccgttccataaacaTGGGCACAAATTTGAATTAGAGCTAATTCAAAGCCGtgtcaatctttatggaatgCAGGGAGTACAAACTAACTGCCCATCCCTGCCGGTTTTAGCTTGATCAATCTAGTCTTAGCAAAATCAGGATGGTAAAGTGCCAATTTTAAATTGAGgcgattttctttctttgacaCTAGTGATTTTGATCCACTTGGATACATCTGAGCATACACTAACTATTCATTCCTTTGATTTTTTGAAAATCATTCCGCAgagagtaaattacagaaaaccaccACACATTAGGGGTCAGAGTTTCACATAGATACCGGTTTACGTTTTAGTTGCTAAAAACCACCAAATTGCACTAAGTGTTCAGTTGTTAGCAAATAACCTGAAAACTGACAGGACGGGTCCACTGCACAGGCCAACGTGTCATGACAGCGTGGCGACCCCAATCCATGTCTCTTCTCCccgatttaaaaaaaaaatccatctcTATTTTTCTCTCTATTTCGATCTTGGTTCTCGATTTAGCTAGCAGCGCGAGCGGCGGCCTCCCGGGGGCATGCGGCCAGGAGCGCGCACGTctgagcggcggcgcgcgacCGGCTGTGCGTcagaggggcggcggcgcgtggcaACAAGCGCGAGACACGACAGGAGCAATGGACGGTTGACCATGTAATGGCCTCGGGCTGGACAAATGACAAGCTGGAGCGCTGCGCCAGACGACACGCTGGTCCGACAGTGGGCCTAATGGTTAGAAACATGTTTAAACGCTAGCGAATAAAGGATTACACTAATcaggtgttttttttaataaaacgTAAATTGATACCTATCTGAAATCCTaagttttctgtaatttaatCTTCCGCGGACGATGAATGGGCCCGGTATTTGATCCCGACGCCATGGTCCCCTCACAACAACCCAAAGGCCCAAACACATCCAAAAAACACGGCGGGCCCCACACCCCCAAAATCTCTCGCACGTTCCGGCTTTAAATTCCCGCCGCTGACGTGTTCTCTCGCGACTCTTCGTTTCGAAGTCTAGTCTTCCAACAGGGGGCATATACGTAATTTCGCCCTCCCCAAACCGACCTACAACTCCGGGCCCGTTATATAAATATCAGCCCCCTCCCGATCTTATCCTCAACCCACTCTCCAGTCTCCCCCTCATCCACCATGATCTGAAAATACGAAAATCTTTCCCTTCCCTCTCGGCGCGATCCCAAATTCCcccccgccccgccccgcccctGTTTGAAAATTTTCGAACGGATCCGATCTAAGCCGCGCCTCCTTCCCACCCCCGCCTCTACCGCGCCACTCCCCTTCCCAGACCGGATCTGCTCCCATGGCGGTGCACGGGCGGCCGACGAAGCGGCGGATCTGCTCCTCCTTCGCCTCGCCCATGGCGGtgcacggccggccggcgaagCGGGCGCGGGTGACGGCCGAGCCGTGCCTCCTCGACGTGCGGGCGTTCAAGGAGGAGCGGGCCCGCGCCGGGGCCTTCGGCGCCAACGTGCGGGGGTTCCTCTCCCGGTAcgcttctccggcggcggcggcggccggggaatggggggaggagggcgtgatgggcgccggcgccggcgcggcttGGCTGGTAGGTTTCCGGGTgggcgaggacggcgaggCGTCTGTCGTGGTCATGGACGtggtcgaggaggacgtacccGGGGCCAGGCGCGTCTACTGCGACCACTGTACCGTCGCCGGTAAGTGTTTGTAGTTATTCCCGGCCTGCCCGAGTGTTTGTGTTGTTCCAGCATGCTCGGGTTGGTATGGTAGATAGTCTGTCTTGTTTAGGGATTAACTCCTGTTTGGTATTTAGATTAGCTGTAGATGTACTAGATTTAATATCAGTGAGCTGTAGATGTAGATTTAGTATGAATGAGGGTTTTCTCAGTTGAGGGTGTACAGTATGGGAGTTTCTagatttttgtatttttgtaaTGTATAAATGCATGAATTGGATTCGATCACCTAGACCGAGTAAAGGCATTGATTACCATATAACTGGGTATACCTCTGAAGAACATGCGACTTGCTGTTTTGGGATATTTTGATTATGAGTTATGATGCTGTTTTGGGGAATAGCTTAGTGCTCTTGAAGAGAAAAATATCCATGAAAGAACGGTCCATTCAAGCAAAGCGAGCAAAAAAAAGTGActgaaaaaagcaaaaaaaaaaaagaaagaaaagaatgaTGCAAAATGAAGTCTGGACAAAATACTCTCTCGACCGGCTTATTATCTTTTTTCGGAGACGCTCCTTGTATATTTTGCGGATTTGAACAACTTATTCTCAACTTGATATTTGAATCTGAAAAACCCCAACTTGCCTGATTGATTCTCATGACCACTCTTCCAAGCTATCACTTGATTAAATTGaacctgaattttttttctccgaTATGTAATGTCCCTGAAAGCTTTTCCTCCataaacataatttttttttgggttcctGGACCGCATCTGCGTAAATGATAAGCTGATGGTGGCTGTTTAAATTACAAATTAGAACGCAGATTAATGTCATTTCATTTTTTGAACCGCCAATAGGCTGGAGCAGACACCCTGTTTGTGGGAAGAAGTACCACTTCATATTTCGGAACAAGAACACGCCCAACTGCAAAACCTGCAGGCGTTGTGGGTTGATGGTGGGATTGTTTGAGACAAGGTAGGTTAACAACCCACTTGAAATTCTATCACCAGGACTGCAAAAACCTCCCAAAAAAGAATATCATTGttaatgaacaaaaaaaaaacaatgtccATAACCATATTATTCAGATGGTGAACGAGAAACAACACTGCTAGACAGTGGAAAAACTTAGTAGACAATATGATATCTTCAGACAAGTAGTTTAATTTAATCTTGTTGTGCATGGTCAGGTGCCCGTCGTGCAATACTGGGTCTGGGTTACCCAATGATGGTCTGGAAGGTTGGGACTATTCGCAGTTGGATGACCCACGCCATTTGCTGCACGGCATAGTTCACGAAAATGGGTTTGGCCACCTTGTACGAATCAATGGCCATGAAGGTGGCTCCACCATTTTGACAGGATACCAACTGATGGACTTCTGGGATAGTCTATGTAGATACCTCAGAGTCAGGTAATGAATAATTCATTACACCCTCTTTAAAAATTATATTGCACAATAAGTCACAAATGCAATTGAACCTTGTGCATAAAAAATGTCAGCAagcttatttattttgttatttttttctaattcgCTAGGAAATTATGCTAACACTTGGAACACataataaatttcagaaaggTCTCTGTGATGGATGTCTCAAAGAAATTTGAGGTTGATTGCCGGATTCTACATGCCATTGCCAGTGGCAGTTCTTGGTATGGTCAGTGGGGATTCAAACTTGGCAGTGGAAGCTTTGGAATAACACCTGAAGCCTACTACAAAGCCATGGACGACCTCTCCTCAGTGCCGCTCTCCCACTTCTTCCCTCACTCCCGGTCTCCTCGAAACCAACTGCAGGATACCATTTCTCTCTACCAATCCCTTTCAAAGCGCCCTCTCACTGTTGTCCGTGATCTGTTCCTCTATATTCTGGGGCTTGCTGCAAGCAAAAGTGTTCATAACCATCTATTGGCAATGCACAAAAAAGAGCCAGAATATGATACCAATTCGAAAGAGGGAAGATGGACTGATGATGAAAGTAAGCGAGCAACTGATGTTGCCCTGAAATTTCTCCGTGCTGCAGATAGGTGGGTTGCTATGCGCACCCTAAGGGCAGCTACAGCCCATACAATCGGTTCCCCGCAGCTGGTTGATTACTGCATCAAGACCATTGGTGGCGCAAGAACCAACGATGGGCTGGTTGTTGTAGCTCAATGCAACAGTGAGACAAACTCAGTGGAGTACAGGTTGGTGGCTCTGATATCTGGTTGTGACCTGATATGCTAGCAGAGTTCTTGCTTTATGATCAAAATGCTAACATTTTTTTCACTGCAGGCTTATGAAGGAAGCCACCCTAGTACCGAagaatgcgtgcgtgccaaGTCGAGAACATCTTCTCCGTGACATTAAGTTCCTGTATGATGCACTACTCTACCCACATACAATGCATCCTTATAAGCCAGAACAGATTCATGAAGGTGCCAAGAAATCTGCCATGATCCTGTTGGACTGCAAGCAATTCATCAAGCATTATGACTTAGAGGAAGACTTCTTGCCTCAAAATCCATCCATGTTGCACATTTGGTGTCAAGTGGAGCTATTGGATCAGGTTACTGATCCACCATGCCTCCCTGCAGAGCTTTTAACACTTCCACCAACAGCAACTGTTGCTGATTTGAAGGTGGAGGCTACAAGAACATTCCGAGATATGTACTTGATGTTACAGAGCTTTGTAGTGACCCAGCTTCTTGATTGTGCATCTGCAAGTGACACAACTCAACTCAAACTCTTATTTGGAGCGAATGGGTCTGTTCGCATCCAAGGGAAGTGTGTTGGAGGTGAGCGCAGGGTTACAATTTATCGGATGGAAAGGGGTGTGGAGAAATGGACAGTGAAGTGTTCATGTGGAGCCAAGGATGATGATGGCGAGAGGATGCTGTCTTGTGACTCTTGCCATGTGTGGCAGCACACTAGGTGTGCTGGGATTAGCGACTTTGATCAGGTGCCAAAGAGATATGTATGTGCATCATGTAAATTACTCCACAGGCCTAAGATGTATAGTAATTTCCctaacaaaagatgtaagACCGGCACTGGTGCTTTTAGTCATGCCAGCAGGGGATCGTGGGGTTCTCGCATCCGTTAACATGTACATATCAACATTGAGTTCTTAATATGAAGCATGCAAGTTTTTCATGACTGCTATACTGAAATGTATTTGTACCAAAGTTTGATCTCATTATGGTAATGACCCATGAGTAAACTTACCAGTATGAAGTGTAGTGTATGTTTCTGCACAGATAGCCCTTGAGCATGGGTTTGATGACTTGCTTCATCCTCCAGCAACTGATATCCAGATTTCAACAAGTGTCACATGGCACTGAAAAATAAGTCGAGACTGTTTTAGAAACATGTAATTGGTGTGCAATTTCAATCTACTATGAAAATGGTTGCAAACCTGACATGAACCTCTATCTTGATCAtaagttcaaaaaataaaataaaacctcTAACTTGATCTCAGAAAGAAAAACGGAAAACCAAGATAAATGAATATCTAGCTGTTACGGGTTCAGTTCAGAAGGAAGAAGATTTTGTAATTGAACATAAGGTCCATAtttagaaaatgaaaataaaaccaTAAATGCTGTCCCAAATTATGAACTTAACAAGGGGAGGTTCCTCTAGCATAGTTGCTATGTTGAAAAACTGATCAGTATAACAGTGAAAATCATGCTGATAGATCCGTTATCAGAGATTGAATCAGTACACATCTGGAGCACTGATGTGATGCATTACACACTAAGAAACAATCAAttatgggggggggggggggaataATCTGAGTTCATTGCCAAATATGATTTGTGAAGTATTTCCTCACTCATGGGAATGAAAATGGGCTGCTAGGCAACAGCTACAAGTGAAGAAACAAGATCATTTCTAAGTACCGCAGGAAGTAATACTAAATTAAGTCAAAGCTTTGAAAGTTTCATCTTAGAAAAACAGGCTGCTAGCCTGGTAGGCAATAACTACAAGTGAAGACACCAGATCATTTCTGATCACGAGTACAATACAGGAAGTATACCAAATTAAGTCAAAGCCCtgtaaattttcaaaaaatacaACTTGATGAGGAATGCAAATTGCATACGAAAAATCTATGTAAATATTATTATTAGAAAATAATAAGATTTAAGACGAGAAATCCCGTTAGTTTTGACAGAATCAGGCAAACTTTGATGGTATAATGAGATCGTGACCACCTCTTCTGGAATGCCCTTTCAGCACCTTATGTTGGACATCTGTTGGTCTTCCTCTCGACTCCAGTCCAGATGATGTAGTGAAAATTTGATTGTCCCTTACTTCATAGAAATCTTCACTCTGCTGCTTCTAGCATTTGGAAGATGAGAAATGAATATTCGATTATGTAAATCCTAGTTTAGGTTCCAGACCCTCTCTCTTCAAAAGGGACCTCTTTATGCTCTCTTTTAGGATGAAAGAGGAACATGCTACTCTTCTAATAGTCTGGCTAGTCACTACCCCTCCCCCTTGCTTTATATACATTCTCTCTTCGTCTTGtatatctctctctctaatAAAAAGATTGCAGGAAAACAGAAATAcctttggaaaaaaaatgagtatGTAAACATGGGAACACAGGGAATCCATCTTCATGTTACAGAGTACACACTACACAGACTAGCTTGAGGCCTGTCGTACTGCGAATGCACATTCATAAGGACAAAAGTTCCAAATTTAAATTAACGGAGGTGAGTTATTGGGAGTGAATATAAATTGAGGACAGAGAGTCATTGAAACAGCAACGCAAGCTTGGAACGAATATGATAGAAATTCAAGTAGACTTATCTTTAGAATAAAATCTGTGATGATTCTAGATAATGTAATGTTGAAATAATTTTCCACAAAACACTCAAACAGCCAAATTTTGGTTTCGAAAGATaaataataaacatttatgaGGAAGTTGATAGGACACTAATTTTATGACTGATCACATTTCACCACAGCCTGAGACAGCATGACATCCAAGTATTCAATTCCCTTTTTTATGAGAAACAATAGAGACAAAAGGCGGTCACTGCTGAAACTGTCCTAACTAATTGAGGATTTTGAGCTATCCCTACTCTCTTGGATCAGAGATTCAGTTCAAGTTTAACACATAAGGGAAACATTAAACTAATAAAAATCACTTTTGAAAGGAGAATTAATGAAGCACATAAAATAATCAAGGTAAACATCTCCCAAACGAAAGAAGGCATGCTATACCCTTACTGACATACGTTTTTGCATAGAAGAGTTATTGTCTCCAATAATGAAACAGAGAAAGTAAGAAACCAGCTA carries:
- the LOC100840654 gene encoding PHD finger protein At1g33420, with the translated sequence MAVHGRPTKRRICSSFASPMAVHGRPAKRARVTAEPCLLDVRAFKEERARAGAFGANVRGFLSRYASPAAAAAGEWGEEGVMGAGAGAAWLVGFRVGEDGEASVVVMDVVEEDVPGARRVYCDHCTVAGWSRHPVCGKKYHFIFRNKNTPNCKTCRRCGLMVGLFETRCPSCNTGSGLPNDGLEGWDYSQLDDPRHLLHGIVHENGFGHLVRINGHEGGSTILTGYQLMDFWDSLCRYLRVRKVSVMDVSKKFEVDCRILHAIASGSSWYGQWGFKLGSGSFGITPEAYYKAMDDLSSVPLSHFFPHSRSPRNQLQDTISLYQSLSKRPLTVVRDLFLYILGLAASKSVHNHLLAMHKKEPEYDTNSKEGRWTDDESKRATDVALKFLRAADRWVAMRTLRAATAHTIGSPQLVDYCIKTIGGARTNDGLVVVAQCNSETNSVEYRLMKEATLVPKNACVPSREHLLRDIKFLYDALLYPHTMHPYKPEQIHEGAKKSAMILLDCKQFIKHYDLEEDFLPQNPSMLHIWCQVELLDQVTDPPCLPAELLTLPPTATVADLKVEATRTFRDMYLMLQSFVVTQLLDCASASDTTQLKLLFGANGSVRIQGKCVGGERRVTIYRMERGVEKWTVKCSCGAKDDDGERMLSCDSCHVWQHTRCAGISDFDQVPKRYVCASCKLLHRPKMYSNFPNKRCKTGTGAFSHASRGSWGSRIR